The DNA region ATTCGCGGGTGGCGCGGCAGATGTCGACTACGTAGGCGGTGATTTCGGGAGAGACAGCGGTCTTCGCGACGGCAGCGCGGGCCGCTTCCAGGTCGTCGGGGCCCGCTACGGGGCGTACGCCGGCGGCGCGCAGGTCGCGTGGGTTGAAGCCTTCCGCGTGCCGCGTGAGGACGGCGATCTCGTCCTGGCGGGTGGGCAGGGGGACCGTCAGCTTCAAGAGGAAACGGTCCAGCTGGGCCTCGGGGAGGGGGTACGTGCCTTCGTACTCGACCGGGTTCTGGGTGGCGGCGACGAGGAACGGCTCGGGGAGGGGGCGCGGGGTGCCGTCGACCGTGACCTGGCGCTCCTCCATCGCCTCGAGGAGGGACGACTGGGTCTTGGGCGGGGTGCGGTTGATCTCGTCGGCGAGGAGGAGATTGGTGAAGACCGGGCCCGGCTGGAAGGAGAACTCGGTGGTGCGGGCGTCGTAGACGAGGGAGCCCGTGACGTCGCTGGGCATCAGGTCGGGGGTGAACTGGACGCGCTTGGTGTCGAGTTCGAGGGAGGCGGCGAGGGCACGTACGAGCAGGGTCTTCGCGACGCCCGGGACGCCTTCGAGCAGGACGTGGCCGCGGCAGAGCAGGGCCACGACGAGGCCGGTGACGGCGGGGTCCTGGCCGACCACGGCCTTGGAGATCTCCGTGCGCAGGGACTCCAGGGAGGAGCGGGCGCCGCCGGAGCTCGCGGCGTTGTCAGTGGTCGGGTCCATCATGAAGTACGAACCTCACTTTCGAGGGCGTCGAGTTGGTCGGCGAGGGCGATGAGCCCTGCGTCGTCGCCGGGGGGCGAGCCGAAGAGGAGGGGGAGCAGGTCCCGGCCGGGCGTGCGGAGACGGCTGGTCAGGGCGGGCAGGAGCGCTTCGGGTGTGTGGGCCCGGGCGGTGGGGACGCCGACGAGGGGGGCGAGTCGGGTGCGGGTGGCCGAGCGGAGGGCCGCGGCGGCGCGGTCGCGGGCGTCGGCCTTGCGGTAGAGGCGGGCGCGGCCCTCGGCGGTCTCCGAGGCGCGGATCGCGACGGGGAGTTTCTCGGGGACGAGAGGGCCGAGGCGGCGGCCGCGCCAGAGGGCCGCGAGGGCGGCGGCGAGGGTGAGTTGCAGCGTGCCCCAGAACCAGCCGGAGGGGATCAGGTCGAAGAAGCTGTCGTCGGCTGTCTCGTCGACGGCGTCGTCGGAGAGCGAGGGGAGGTACCAGACCAAGTGGGGACGCGAACCGAGCAGTTGCAGGGCGAGCGAGGCGTTGCCGTGCTTGTCGAGGCGGTCGTTGTGGAGGATGTCGGGGGCGCCGAGGACGACCGTGTCGCCGCGCGCCGGGGACTTCTCCGGGGTGTTCCGCGCGGCGCCCTCGGGTGCTTCCGGCGCGTCCTGGGCTTCCTGTGCTCCCTCTGCTTGCTTCGGGGTGTCCTCCGGGGCGTTGGCGGTCTCCGGAGAGCCGTCCTTCGCGGATGTCGCGGGGAGGACGAGGAGGCTGGGCAGGCCGTCGGAGACGTAGCAGGCCTCGGCGCCGGGGGCGAGCGAGTCGTAGCGGATGCCGCCCACGTCCGCGGGGCCGGCGCGGCGGGCCGTGGGCAGGTCGCAGTCCGGGGACAGCGTCGAGTCGTCGCTGGGGGCGGCGTCCGCGGTGACCCCGGGGGCGAGCTTCGACACCGACGGGCTGCCGGGGGCGACCAGGACGGTGCGGCCGCCGGAGCCCTCGGTGGCGTCGTGCAGCCGGGACTGCTGGCGGTCGGTGAGCAGGTCCGGGTTGGCCACCAGGAGGGTGGTGTCGGGGCCCGCGGCGGCCCGTGCCTCGGCGGTGGTGGTGACGACGCGCGTGGACACGCCCCGGTCGGCGAGGAGTTCGGCGACGGCGCGGCTGCCGTAGGGGTCGGCGGAGCGCGGGTCGAGGCTGCCGTGCTCGGTGCCGGAGCGGACGGCCGCGATGGCGACGGCGGTCGCCAGGAGGATCACGGCGGCGAGGACGATGCCGCGGGTGCGGGTCCAGAGCTGACGGGGCGTAGGGGCCGTCGACGTCGACGGGGTGCCGGGCCTGCCGTCGGCAGGGGGCGGTCCGTCGGAGGGCGGTGTGGGGGCGTCGGCGAGTGCGGTGGAGACGCTGGGGGTGCCGGGGGCGTCGGGGGTGCCCGGGGTGCCGGGGATGCCGGTGGGGTGTGCGGGAGGGGTGCGGTGCGTGGGAGGCGTCGCCCTGGGCGGGGTGTCGGGGGAGTCCGTCATCGGATCGCTCCCCAGGAGGCGCTGTCGGACGGGGCGTGGGACGCGGTGGTGAGGAGCGGCTTGGCGCGCTCCAGGTCGCGGTCCAGGTCGGCGAGCCGGTGGTACGCCGCTTCGGAGGCCGTACGGCCTCCGTACGTCACGTCGTCGAAGTCCCGGGCCGCCGCGTGCAGGCGGTCCTCGTGGCCGGGCAGGGGGCGGGCGGCCTCCGCGGCGGCCTCGTCGGCGGTGCGGCCGGGGCGCGGGTCGAGGAGCGCGCGTTCCTCCAGGGAGCGCACGATCGCCCGCATCCGCTCCTGGAGGGCCTGGCTCCAGTGGCCCTGGGCCGCGTGCGCCTCGGCGTCCGCGCGGTGCTCCGCGGCGCTGCGGGGGCGGTCGTCGAAGAGCGCGGCAGAGGTGGTGGGGGTGCGGCGGGGGGTGCCGAGGCGCCACCAGAGGGCCGCGGCGACCGCCACCACCGCGAGCACGATGACGACCAGACCGACCACGCCGCCCGGCGCCGCGCCGGACGCCGCGCCGAACAGGTCGTCGACCCAGCCCCAGAAGCGGTTCAGGGCGCGCTGGAGGAGGCTGGGGTCGTTCTCGTGGTACATCGACTTGGACAGTTCGCGCTCGGCCGCCTCCCGCGCGGGGCGGCCCGGGATCGTCAGTGGTGGGCTGTCATCGCCACGCGGCAGCGTCACCCCCGTGCCGGCGCCGGACGGTGGCGCGGCCACCGACACGCCGGTCCCCGGCGGCACGACGGCCGCCCGGAACCCGAAGCGGGGCCGGGCGGAGGCCGCGCCGAAGCAGGCCTGCGGCAGCCGTACGGCCGCGCCGAGCACGTCGAGTACCGCCCCCGCCGATGTCACCGCATCAGCTCCCCGGGGTGCCGGGGGCGTCGCTCGGGCCGTGGCCCGGCACACCGGCGGCGCGGGCGAGTTCGAGGTCGAGGGCCTCGCGGCGGATGCGCTGGTCGATGTAGAGAAGCACGGAGACCCCGGCGGTGATCGGGAACGTCAGCATGGAGCCGATCACCTGCCCGATGCCGCTGACGATCAGGAACGTCCAGCCGACGTCACTCGTGCTGCTGTCCAGGAAGCCGGACACGCCGTCGCCGCTGACCGCGCCCGCGACGAGGGTGAACGGGATGCCGATGATCGACACGACGACGTTCGTGATGACCATGGCCAGCAGGTTGATGCCGAAGACCCGCCACCAGGAGAGACGCACCAGCTTGGCGGACCGGCGGAGCGCCTGCTTCACACCCTGCTTCTCCAGCATCAGCGCCGGAGAGGCGAGCGAGAAGCGGACCATCAGCCAGACGGCGACGACACCCGCCGCGAGCCCGCCGAGGAAGATGAGGGCGATTCCTCCGTCGCCCCCGCCGGCCACGGTGACCAGGATCCCCGGCACCGTGCCTGCGGCGACCACGCCCAGGCCGATGAGCGGCAGGAGCAGCGTCAGGCCGAGCAGCTTCCACAGTTGCGGGCGGGCATCCTGCCAGGCCTCGGCGGTGGTGACCGACTTGCCCAGGACGGCGCGGCTCGTGACCATCGTCAACAGCGCCGTGGCGACGATCGTGCCGAGCAGCATGACGACGATGACGACGCCGAAGCTGAGGAGCGTGTCACGGAGTGCCCGCACCACCTCTCCGGTGGTCGCGCTCGAGTCGTCCAGGGCCTCGAGGTTCTGGTTGTCGTTGAGGACCAGGCCCTGGAGCAGGACGAGGCAGAGCTCGGAGACGACGGCGATGGTCAGCGAGATGCCGAGGACCGTGCGCCAGTACGTACGCATCGTGGAGACAGCGCCGTCCAGGATCTCGCCGACGGCCAGCGGGCGCAGCGGGATGACGCCGGGCTTCGCGGCGGCCGGCGGGCCCTGCCAGGCGCCCCAGCCGCGGTAGGGGCCGCCGGGACCCCCGGGGCCGCCCGCGCCCCAGCCGGGCCCTCCGGAGCCGCCAGGGCCCCCCGGGCCGCCGGGACCCCCGCCCCAGCCCTGGCCGGGAGGCGCGGGTGGTGGCGGGCTCTGGTCGGGGGCCGGCGGGCTCGGCGCGGACCACTGGGCGGGCGGCGGCTGCTCCTTGGACCACTTCGAGCCCGGGCCGCTCGGCTGGTCCTCGGGCTCGCCGGACCCCTTCTTGCCGGGGTCGTGGCCGTCGGAGGGGGCAGATCCGGGCGAAGCCCAGCCCGGAGTGTCGTTCATCGTCGCTCCTTCACAGTGCCCGTCCGCGGTCGCGGCGGCAGGTTGGCAGCCATCGTGCCACGGGGCGGTCGCCCCGGGGTCGGGCGCGGTGGTGCGGAGGCCGAGTGCCGTGGCCGGATGGGCTGCACACCTTCTATTGTCCGGCCGGTAGCGGGCAGACTGGGCGGATGGCTGATCAGTACGCGCAATCCGGCGAGGCAGTGCGGCGGTCCGAAGGCCCTGAGATCCCCGGGATCCCCCAGACCCCAGGGATTCCCGCGATCCGCTGGGACGAGCCACCGGAGGGACCCGTCGTCGTCCTCCTCGACCAGACCCGGCTCCCGGGTGAGGAGAGCGAGCTGGTGTGCACGGACCCGCCCGCCCTTGTGCAGGCCATCCGGACGCTGGCGGTGCGCGGGGCGCCGTTGCTCGGCATCACGGGTGCGTACGGCGTCGCGCTGGCCGCGGCCCGCGGCTTCGACGTCGACGAGGCCGCTGACGCCCTCGCGGGTGCGCGGCCCACCGCGGTCAACCTGGCGTACGGGGCGCGCAGGGCCCAGACGGCGTACCGCGAGGCCCTGGCCGACGGCGCGGACGAGCGGCGCGCGGCGGGGGCGGTCCTCGCCGCGGCGCGGGCGGTGCACGCGGAGGACGCCGAGGCCAGCGCGCGGATGGCGGTGCACGGCCTGGCGCTGCTCGATGAGCTGATGCCCGGCGGCGGCCACCGTGTCCTCACGCACTGCAACACTGGGGCGCTGGTCTCCGGAGGCGAGGGCACGGCCTTCGCGGTGGCGCTCGCCGCGCACCGTGAGGGGCGGTTGCGCAGGCTGTGGGTCGACGAGACCCGGCCGCTGCTCCAGGGCGCCAGGCTGACGGCGTACGAGGCGGCGCGCAACGGCATGCCGTACACCCTCCTGACCGACAACGCCGCGGGTTCGCTGTTCGCGGCCGGCGAGGTGGACGCCGTGCTGATCGGCGCCGACCGGATCGCGGCCGACGGTTCGGTGGCCAACAAGGTGGGGAGCTATCCGCTCGCGGTGCTGGCCCGCTATCACCACGTGCCGTTCATCGTGGTGGCGCCGGTGACGACCGTGGACCCGCAGACCCCGGACGGGGCCGCCATCGAGGTGGAACAGCGAGCCGGCCATGAGGTGACGGAGGTCACAGTGCCCTTCGTGTCGATGGCCGGGGCCGAGGCGGGAGGGGGGATCTCGGTGGCACCACTGGGGACGCAGGCGTACAACCCGGCGTTCGATGTCACCCCGCCCGAGTTGGTGACAGCCGTCGTCACGGAGGAAGGTGTCGTCTCACCCGTGACAGCGGAGGGCCTCGCCGAGCTGTGTGCCAGGTCACGCCAGGTAACGATTAGCTAATGGGATGATGTCAGGCATGAAGGGACGAGTCCTTGTCGTCGACGACGACACCGCACTGGCCGAGATGCTCGGGATTGTGCTGCGTGGTGAAGGTTTTGAGCCGTCGTTCGTAGCTGATGGCGACAAGGCGCTGGCCGCTTTCCGGGAGGCCAAGCCCGATCTGGTGCTTCTCGACCTGATGCTGCCCGGACGGGACGGCATCGAGGTGTGCCGTCTGATCAGGGCGGAGTCCGGGGTGCCCATCGTCATGCTCACGGCCAAGAGCGACACCGTGGATGTGGTGGTCGGCCTGGAGTCCGGGGCCGATGACTACATCGTCAAGCCGTTCAAGCCCAAGGAGCTGGTGGCGCGCATCCGTGCGCGGCTGCGCCGCTCCGAGGAGCCCGCGCCGGAGCAGCTGGCCATCGGTGACCTGGTCATCGACGTGGCCGGGCACTCCGTGAAGCGGGACGGGCAGTCGATCGCGCTGACGCCGCTGGAGTTCGACCTGCTGGTCGCGCTGGCCCGCAAGCCGTGGCAGGTGTTCACGCGCGAGGTGCTCCTCGAGCAGGTCTGGGGCTACCGGCACGCGGCCGACACCCGCCTGGTGAATGTGCATGTGCAGCGGCTGCGCTCCAAGGTCGAGCGCGACCCGGAGCGTCCGGAGATCGTCGTGACCGTGCGTGGCGTCGGTTACAAGGCCGGACCGAGCTGACGTGTCCCGGGACAGTTCCTCTCCGGCGCCCGGCGAACCGGGAGCGCGGCCGGGGCGGACTGTGCGGCCGCCGAGTCCGCCTCGACGCGCCCCGAGGTTCGGGGCGCTGGTCGACAGCGGTCTGATGCTGCAGGGCGGGGTGCAGGGCAGCAGCCCGCTGCTGCGGCTCTTCACGCGCTGGGTGCGCCGCCCGCTGCTGCCGATGATGCGGCTGTGGCGGCGCAACATCCAGCTGAAAGTCGTCGTCACGACGCTCCTGATGTCGCTGGGCGTGGTGCTGCTGCTCGGCTTCGTCGTCATGAGCTCGGTCAGCAACGGCCTGCTCAAGGCCAAGGTGAACGCGGCCCAGAGCCAGGCCGACGGCGGCTTCCGGGTCGCCCAGGAGCAGGCCAACACCGCCCACCAGCCCACTGGGCAGGGCGGCGACGCCGCGGACGGCCCCACCGCGCAGAACTCCGCCGTGTGGCTGTCCGAGCTGGTCGAGCAGCTCGCCAGCGGCGGCCAGAACGCCTTCTACGTAGTCACGCTCAGCTCCAGCGCGAGCGACAGCGGCAGCGTGCGCGGGCCGCGCGCCTCCGGCGGTGTGGACCCGATCCAGAGCGTGCCCGTGGACCTGCGCGACCGGGTCGACGGCGGCTCCCTCGCGTACCAGAGCAATACGCGCATCGACTTCATCGACCACCGCGAGTCCCAGCCCGGCCTGGTCATCGGCAAGCAGCTGAGCGACCTCAACGGCGACTCGTACCAGCTCTACTACCTCTTCCCGCTGACGCAGGAGGAGGAGTCGATGAACCTGGTGCGCGGCACGCTCGCCACGGCCGGTCTCTTCGTGGTGGTGCTCCTCGGGGCCATCGCCTGGCTGGTGGTGCGCCAGGTCGTCACGCCCGTGCGGATGGCGGCCGGGATCGCCGAGCGGCTGTCCGCGGGGCGCCTCCAGGAACGCATGAAGGTCACCGGAGAGGACGACATCGCGCGCCTCGGCGAGGCCTTCAACAAGATGGCGTCGAACCTCCAGCTCAAGATCCAGCAGCTGGAGGAGCTGTCGCGGATGCAGCGGCGGTTCGTCTCCGACGTGTCGCACGAGCTGCGGACGCCGCTGACGACCGTGCGGATGGCCGCCGACGTCATCCATGAGGCGCGCGTCGACTTCGATCCGGTGACGGCCCGCTCCGCGGAACTGCTCGCCGACCAGCTCGACCGCTTCGAGTCCCTGCTCGCCGACCTCCTCGAGATCAGCCGGTTCGACGCGGGCGCGGCGGCGCTGGAGGCCGAGCCGATAGACCTGCGGGAAGTCGTACGCCGCGTGGTGGGCGGTGCCGAGCCGCTGGCGGAGCGCAAGGGCACCCGCATACGGGTCGTCGGCGACCAGCTGCCGGTCGTCGCCGAGGCGGACGCACGACGGGTGGAGCGGGTCCTGCGGAACCTCGTCGTGAACGCCGTGGAGCACGGCGACGGCAAGGACGTGGTGGTCCGCCTCGCGGCCGCCGGCGGCGCCGTCGCCGTGGCGGTGCGGGACTACGGAGTCGGGCTCAAGCCCGGCGAGGCCACACGCGTGTTCAGCCGCTTCTGGCGGGCCGACCCGGCCCGCGCGCGTACCACCGGTGGTACGGGCCTCGGGCTCTCCATCGCCCTGGAGGACGCCCGGCTGCACGGCGGGTGGCTGCAGGCGTGGGGCGAGCCGGGCGGCGGATCGCAGTTCCGGCTCACCCTGCCGCGCACGGCCGACGAGCCGCTGCGGGGCTCGCCGATACCCCTGGAGCCCGACGACTCCCGCCGCCGTCTCAACGGCGCGGGGCAGCCCCGCGCGGACGGCACGAAGCGGGCCACGGTGCCCCACCAGGCGCCCCCGGACCGGGTGCCCCCGCCCGTGCCCGCGAAGGCGCCGATCGCGCCGAGGCTGGCCCGTGCGGCCGCCCTGGACGTGGACCCGACGGCACTGCCGGGCAACGGGGCGCGGGTCGTCCCGCGGCAGGCCTGGGAGGAGTCGGGCGCGGAGAGGGTTCCCGGCGAGCGCGGGGAGCCCGACGAGGGCGTGGGAAACGGCTCCTACGGAGACGTCGATTCGCGTACGGGCGTCGGCCCTGTGACAGGCACAGCCTCCGTAGGGGCCGCTGACGCCGCAGAGGACAGTGAACTCTCGGCCGGCGCGAACGTGGCCGCGGACAGTGACACCCCTATGAGCAGCGACACCCCCAACAGCAGTGACACCCCCAACAGCGCGGACGCTTCTGCGGACAGCGACGTCCGCGCCGGAGCGGACGCCGTCGCGGGCAGGGAAGAGGAGGCCTCGCGTGGGCGCTGAGGGTCAACTGCGGGGGCGCACGCGTCCGCTGCGCGCCGGAGTGGTGCTCGCCGCGTGCGGGGTGCTGATCGCCGGATGCGCCTCCATGCCCGACGAGGGCAACATGAAGAAGGTCGAAGCCTCCCAGCGGCCCGACTCGCAGTCACAGGTGCGCGTGTACGCCATGCCGCCGCCCGAGGACGCGGGCGCGGTCGACATCGTCCAGGGCTTCCTGGAGGCGCTGACCAGCGACGACCCGGACTTCGCCATCGCGCGGAAGTACCTGACGAAGAAGGCGTCCCAGAACTGGCACCCGGAGCGCTCCACCACGGTGCTCGCCGACGGCCCGAACACGGTCGCGGACAACGTGGGCAACAACAACGAGGGCGAGCGCACGTACTCGCTGACCGGCCGCAGGCTCGCCACCGTCAACGAGCAGCGCGCGTACAAGCCCGACACGAGGCCGTACAAGCAGTCCGTGCACCTCACCCAGCAGAGCGGCCCGAACGGCATGGTGTGGCGCATCGACGTCCCGCCCGTGGGTGTCGTGCTCGGCGAGTCCGACTTCGAGCGGAACTACCAGGCCGTCAACAAGTACTACTTCGCGTCGCCCCCGGGGAACGTGAAGACCCGTGACAGGCCCGGCGGCCAACAGGGGCTCGTCGCCGACCCCATCTACGTACGCCAGCGCATCGACCCGCTGACCGAGACGGTGAAGGCGCTGCTCGACGGCCCCACCAACTGGCTCGGGCCGGTGGTCCGTTCGGCGGTCCCGATGGGCGCGCGGCTCGCGTCCGGCACCAAGTCGCTGACGCCCGACGACAAGAACAGGCTGGTCGTGCCGCTGAACGCGCGCGCCGACACGCTCGGGCACGACCAGTGCACGCAGATGGCCGCCCAACTGCTCTTCACGCTCCAGGACCTGACCTCCTCCGGCGTGGAACAGGTGGAACTGCAGCGCAAGAACGGCTCGCAGCTGTGCGTCCTCAGCAAGAACGGCGCCGAGACCGTCGCGCCGCACCGCACGGCGGACCTCCTGGCGTACCAGTACTTCATCGACGAGAAGCAGCGACTGGTGCGGATGCCCGGCAACGCGGGCAGCAACGCCGCGCCCGAGCCGGTGACCGGGCCGTTCGGCGACGGGGCGCAGCCGCTGCGCTCGGCGGCGGTGTCGCGCGACGAGGAGCGCGCCGCAGGTGTGTCCTCCGACGGGCGGCGGCTGTACACGACGTCGGTGGTGTCGAAGTCCACGCTCGGCGGCCCGGAGCTGCGCTCCCGCGCCAAGTCGGAGAAGGACGGCCTTTCGACGCCCAGTTGGGACGGGCGGGGCAACCTGTGGGTGGCCGACCGGGACCGCAAGCGGCCACGGCTGCTGTGGCTCTCCGAGGGCACCGGCGAGCCGGTCCAGGTCCACGTCCCCGATCTGAACGGGCGCATCGAGGCGGTGCGGGTCGCGGCCGACGGGGTGCGGGTCGCGCTCCTGGTGGCGAAGAACGGCGAGACCAAGCTCCAGATCGGCCGCGTCGAGTGGGAGGACGGCAAGGGCGGCCGGCCCGCCATCTCCGTGGTCGAACTGCTGGAGGCGGCACCGCAGATGGAGGAGGTCACCGCCATGTCCTGGGCGGGCGGCAGCCGCCTCGTGGTGATCGGCCGCGAGTCCGGCGGTGTGCAGCAGATGCGGTACGTCCAGTGCGACGGGTCCGCGCGCACGGGGGCGACGCTGCCCGGTCTGACCGGCGCGAAGGAGATCGCCGCGTCGGAGGACGAGCGGCAGCCGCTGGTGGCTCACTCGGACGACGGGATCGTACGGCTGCCGTCCGGAGCGCAGTGGCAGACGGTGGTCAAGGAGGGGACGGCACCGGTCTATCCGGGGTGAGGCGGGCTGCTTCGTCCCGGGTGGGGCAGTGGTCGGCTCCGCCGCGGGGGAGGCAGTCGGCTCCATCCCGGCTGAGCCGGTCCGCTCCGTCCCGCCTGAGCCGGCCTGCTCATCCCGGCCGAGCCGGTCTGCTTCGTCGTGGGGTGAGCCGTTCCCAACAGGGCTTCGGTGCAGCTCAATCGGGGTGCTCTGAGTTATCCACAGGCGGTTGTCCACAGGGGTGGCCGGGCGGCGTGCGGGTTGGCACAGTGGGGACATGCGGGGGTGGTGGCAGGACCTCACGGATCTGGTGCTGCCGGCTGACTGCGCGGGCTGCGGGGGGCCGCGCGTGGCTCTGTGCGCCGGATGCCGGGCCGCTCTGTGCGGGGCGGCGCCGCGCAGGGTGCGGCCGGATCCGGAGCCGCGGGGGCTGCCGGCGGTGTACGCGGCTGCGGCGTACGGACAAGCGGTGCGGGCGGTGCTGCTCGCGCACAAGGAGCGGGGCGCGCTGCCGCTGGCCGGGGCGCTCGGCGAGGCCCTCGCGGGCGCGGTCCTGACGGCGCTGCGGGCAGCGGCGGCGGACGGGGTCGTGGACGGCGCTGTGGGCAGGGCCGTGGGCGGGGCGGAGCCCGGGATCTGGCCGGGCCGAGGTTCCGGTCGAGTGCTCGGCGGGCCCGTGCTGTTGGTGCCGGTGCCGTCCGCGCGGCGGTCCGTGCGGGCACGGGGGCACGACCCGGTGCGGCGGATCGCGCTGGCGGCGGCGGGGGAGCTGCGGCGGGCCGGGATGCCGGTGAGTGTGCTGTCCGCGCTGCGGCAGCGGCGCGCGGTCGCGGACCAGGCGGGGCTCAACTCCCGTCAGCGGCAGGCGAACCTGTCGGGTGCGCTGGAGGTGGTGGCCGGTGCGGGGCCGCTGCTGCGGGACGCGGGGCGGATCGTCGTCGTGGACGACCTGATGACCACGGGCGCCTCGCTGGCGGAGGCGGCCCGTGCACTGGGAGGCGTATGTGGCGCACACGGGGTAGGTGACAGGGCAGGAGGAGAGGGGGACGCGACGGCGAGGGGGATCGGCGGGGCCGGGAGGGGGAGCGGGTTCGGCGGGAGCAGCGGGTCCGAAGGGAGCGGAGAGGGCAGAGGGAGCGGAGAGAGCGGCAGGACCGGACGGAGGGCACAGGTGACGGCGGGGCGCCAGGCCGGGAACCGGCCAAGCTGGGAGGGCGGGGACGGCGTCGCGAAAGTGGCCGGGAAAGGGTGCCCGGCCAGCGGAATGCCTCGTTTAAACATCATCCGGGCCGCGGTTGTCGCCACTTCCGCGGCTTCTTTCGAAATAAACCGGAACTGACCGAGAACTTTCATCGTTGCAGGTAGTGAGAGGGCCTATCCACCCGAATGGAGGTACGTGTCAGTAGAGGGTGACGACATCCGTCCGGGCGAGATATGTTCGGTTGTGAGGAACGGCGGACTGCGCCCCTCGCATATCGGAATGCCGGTCTTCGGGGTTCCCCGTAATCACCCGGGACCGGTGGGTGGAGATCTTGTCCACGGGGGAGGAGGAGGTGGAAGTCACCGAGTCCGAGGCTCCGGGAGTTTCCGGGGCCTGGTGCAAAAGGGAGATGCTCCGCCGAAGCAGCGGAGCGATCCGGGAACGGAGTTCTGCGTGGACATCGTCGTCAAGGGCCGCAAGACCGAGGTGCCCGAGCGGTTCCGCAAGCACGTGGCCGAGAAGCTGAAGCTGGACAAGATCCAGAAGCTCGACGGCAAGGTGATCAGCCTCGACGTCGAGGTGTCCAAGGAAACCAACCCGCGTCAGGCCGACCGTTCCGACCGCGTGGAGATCACCGTCCGTGGACGTGGGCCCGTGATCCGCGCGGAGGCATCGGCGTCCGATCCGTACGCGGCGCTCGACCTGGCCACCGCCAAGCTCG from Streptomyces flavofungini includes:
- a CDS encoding AAA family ATPase is translated as MDPTTDNAASSGGARSSLESLRTEISKAVVGQDPAVTGLVVALLCRGHVLLEGVPGVAKTLLVRALAASLELDTKRVQFTPDLMPSDVTGSLVYDARTTEFSFQPGPVFTNLLLADEINRTPPKTQSSLLEAMEERQVTVDGTPRPLPEPFLVAATQNPVEYEGTYPLPEAQLDRFLLKLTVPLPTRQDEIAVLTRHAEGFNPRDLRAAGVRPVAGPDDLEAARAAVAKTAVSPEITAYVVDICRATRESPSLTLGVSPRGATALLSTARAWAWLTGRDYVIPDDVKALALPALRHRVQLRPEAEMEGVTADSVINAILAHVPVPR
- a CDS encoding DUF4350 domain-containing protein, which translates into the protein MTDSPDTPPRATPPTHRTPPAHPTGIPGTPGTPDAPGTPSVSTALADAPTPPSDGPPPADGRPGTPSTSTAPTPRQLWTRTRGIVLAAVILLATAVAIAAVRSGTEHGSLDPRSADPYGSRAVAELLADRGVSTRVVTTTAEARAAAGPDTTLLVANPDLLTDRQQSRLHDATEGSGGRTVLVAPGSPSVSKLAPGVTADAAPSDDSTLSPDCDLPTARRAGPADVGGIRYDSLAPGAEACYVSDGLPSLLVLPATSAKDGSPETANAPEDTPKQAEGAQEAQDAPEAPEGAARNTPEKSPARGDTVVLGAPDILHNDRLDKHGNASLALQLLGSRPHLVWYLPSLSDDAVDETADDSFFDLIPSGWFWGTLQLTLAAALAALWRGRRLGPLVPEKLPVAIRASETAEGRARLYRKADARDRAAAALRSATRTRLAPLVGVPTARAHTPEALLPALTSRLRTPGRDLLPLLFGSPPGDDAGLIALADQLDALESEVRTS
- a CDS encoding DUF4129 domain-containing protein, giving the protein MSVAAPPSGAGTGVTLPRGDDSPPLTIPGRPAREAAERELSKSMYHENDPSLLQRALNRFWGWVDDLFGAASGAAPGGVVGLVVIVLAVVAVAAALWWRLGTPRRTPTTSAALFDDRPRSAAEHRADAEAHAAQGHWSQALQERMRAIVRSLEERALLDPRPGRTADEAAAEAARPLPGHEDRLHAAARDFDDVTYGGRTASEAAYHRLADLDRDLERAKPLLTTASHAPSDSASWGAIR
- a CDS encoding glycerophosphoryl diester phosphodiesterase membrane domain-containing protein, whose product is MNDTPGWASPGSAPSDGHDPGKKGSGEPEDQPSGPGSKWSKEQPPPAQWSAPSPPAPDQSPPPPAPPGQGWGGGPGGPGGPGGSGGPGWGAGGPGGPGGPYRGWGAWQGPPAAAKPGVIPLRPLAVGEILDGAVSTMRTYWRTVLGISLTIAVVSELCLVLLQGLVLNDNQNLEALDDSSATTGEVVRALRDTLLSFGVVIVVMLLGTIVATALLTMVTSRAVLGKSVTTAEAWQDARPQLWKLLGLTLLLPLIGLGVVAAGTVPGILVTVAGGGDGGIALIFLGGLAAGVVAVWLMVRFSLASPALMLEKQGVKQALRRSAKLVRLSWWRVFGINLLAMVITNVVVSIIGIPFTLVAGAVSGDGVSGFLDSSTSDVGWTFLIVSGIGQVIGSMLTFPITAGVSVLLYIDQRIRREALDLELARAAGVPGHGPSDAPGTPGS
- the mtnA gene encoding S-methyl-5-thioribose-1-phosphate isomerase; its protein translation is MADQYAQSGEAVRRSEGPEIPGIPQTPGIPAIRWDEPPEGPVVVLLDQTRLPGEESELVCTDPPALVQAIRTLAVRGAPLLGITGAYGVALAAARGFDVDEAADALAGARPTAVNLAYGARRAQTAYREALADGADERRAAGAVLAAARAVHAEDAEASARMAVHGLALLDELMPGGGHRVLTHCNTGALVSGGEGTAFAVALAAHREGRLRRLWVDETRPLLQGARLTAYEAARNGMPYTLLTDNAAGSLFAAGEVDAVLIGADRIAADGSVANKVGSYPLAVLARYHHVPFIVVAPVTTVDPQTPDGAAIEVEQRAGHEVTEVTVPFVSMAGAEAGGGISVAPLGTQAYNPAFDVTPPELVTAVVTEEGVVSPVTAEGLAELCARSRQVTIS
- the mtrA gene encoding two-component system response regulator MtrA: MMSGMKGRVLVVDDDTALAEMLGIVLRGEGFEPSFVADGDKALAAFREAKPDLVLLDLMLPGRDGIEVCRLIRAESGVPIVMLTAKSDTVDVVVGLESGADDYIVKPFKPKELVARIRARLRRSEEPAPEQLAIGDLVIDVAGHSVKRDGQSIALTPLEFDLLVALARKPWQVFTREVLLEQVWGYRHAADTRLVNVHVQRLRSKVERDPERPEIVVTVRGVGYKAGPS
- the mtrB gene encoding MtrAB system histidine kinase MtrB, whose amino-acid sequence is MSRDSSSPAPGEPGARPGRTVRPPSPPRRAPRFGALVDSGLMLQGGVQGSSPLLRLFTRWVRRPLLPMMRLWRRNIQLKVVVTTLLMSLGVVLLLGFVVMSSVSNGLLKAKVNAAQSQADGGFRVAQEQANTAHQPTGQGGDAADGPTAQNSAVWLSELVEQLASGGQNAFYVVTLSSSASDSGSVRGPRASGGVDPIQSVPVDLRDRVDGGSLAYQSNTRIDFIDHRESQPGLVIGKQLSDLNGDSYQLYYLFPLTQEEESMNLVRGTLATAGLFVVVLLGAIAWLVVRQVVTPVRMAAGIAERLSAGRLQERMKVTGEDDIARLGEAFNKMASNLQLKIQQLEELSRMQRRFVSDVSHELRTPLTTVRMAADVIHEARVDFDPVTARSAELLADQLDRFESLLADLLEISRFDAGAAALEAEPIDLREVVRRVVGGAEPLAERKGTRIRVVGDQLPVVAEADARRVERVLRNLVVNAVEHGDGKDVVVRLAAAGGAVAVAVRDYGVGLKPGEATRVFSRFWRADPARARTTGGTGLGLSIALEDARLHGGWLQAWGEPGGGSQFRLTLPRTADEPLRGSPIPLEPDDSRRRLNGAGQPRADGTKRATVPHQAPPDRVPPPVPAKAPIAPRLARAAALDVDPTALPGNGARVVPRQAWEESGAERVPGERGEPDEGVGNGSYGDVDSRTGVGPVTGTASVGAADAAEDSELSAGANVAADSDTPMSSDTPNSSDTPNSADASADSDVRAGADAVAGREEEASRGR